A region from the Fusarium musae strain F31 chromosome 1, whole genome shotgun sequence genome encodes:
- a CDS encoding hypothetical protein (BUSCO:EOG09262WQX), whose amino-acid sequence MSEAQVPVWLDCDPGHDDAFAILLAAYHPQIRLLGVSTVFGNASLENTTHNAASILTAIGMHDIPLYIGLGKALERPALHAPTDIHGVSGLDGTDLLPEPLVTPSPIPAVEAMAEALRAQPPGTAWIVATGALTNVGALLRAYPELTSHIKGISLMGGSIGDNFSDAPLGEVDGRPRIGNYTPWAEFNILVDPEAAATVFHTKEIAAKTTIVPLDLSHQVLATSEVREMLLYGPDAERTGPGKTTLRTMLVELLYFFAQTYADTFGITAGPPLHDPIAVAAVLVGTENEIPFLEWDAKHSQPPEHNERFEVTVITEGTFEEAKEGKQTGRTLAKLLPPGQQGVKIPRGVDTAKFWQVIEECIERADAKNAALALAK is encoded by the exons ATGTCTGAAGCTCAGGTTCCTGTTTGGCTGGATTGTGATCCAGGTCATGAT GACGCTTTCGCCATTCTTCTGGCAGCCTATCATCCTCAGATCAGATTGCTCGGCGTCTCAACGGTCTTTGGGAATGCATCTCTTGA AAACACAACGCATAATGCTGCCTCTATTCTCACCGCCATTGGTATGCATGATATTCCTCTCTATATCGGCCTGGGTAAGGCTCTTGAACGTCCTGCCCTTCATGCACCAACGGATATCCACGGTGTTTCTGGCTTAGATGGCACCGACCTTCTTCCTGAGCCACTTGTGACCCCATCTCCTATCCCGGCTGTTGAGGCAATGGCAGAGGCCCTGCGTGCTCAACCCCCTGGTACAGCGTGGATTGTTGCAACTGGTGCGCTGACGAACGTTGGGGCTCTGCTCCGTGCGTATCCAGAGCTTACCAGTCACATTAAGGGTATCAGTCTTATGGGAGGCTCTATTGGCGACAATTTCTCAGATGCACCGCTCGGCGAAGTTGATGGTCGCCCTAGAATCGGAAACTACACGCCTTGGGCTGAGTTCAACATCCTCGTTGACCCAGAAGCTGCTGCTACGGTGTTCCATACCAAAGAGATCGCTGCTAAAACTACGATTGTGCCCCTGGATCTCAGCCATCAGGTGTTGGCGACGTCGGAGGTGAGAGAGATGCTGCTGTATGGCCCTGATGCTGAGCGGACAGGTCCCGGGAAGACCACTCTCCGTACCATGCTTGTTGAGCTCCTTTACTTCTTTGCTCAAACATATGC TGATACCTTCGGTATTACCGCTGGACCCCCTCTGCATGATCctattgctgttgctgctgtacTTGTCGGCACCGAAAATGAGATTCCCTTCCTCGAGTGGGACGCCAAGCACAGCCAGCCCCCTGAACATAATGAACGCTTCGAAGTCACAGTCATAACTGAGGGCACGTTTGAAGAGGCTAAGGAGGGTAAGCAGACCGGTCGCACATTGGCCAAGTTGCTTCCACCAGGTCAACAAGGTGTTAAAATTCCTCGGGGAGTCGACACTGCCAAATTCTGGCAGGTTATCGAAGAGTGCATTGAGCGAGCAGATGCAAAAAATGCTGCTCTTGCGCTTGCGAAGTAG
- the TPC1 gene encoding mitochondrial thiamine pyrophosphate transporter: MRFVVAPLDVVKIRLQLQPHSLSDPVAALRNAPAYRGAFATLKHILKHEGLTGLWKGNVPAELMYVCYGAVQFTTYRSATLFLRTAFPLRLPDAAESFIAGAASGAAATTVTYPLDLLRTRFAAQGRHRVYQSLRSAVWDIKRDEGWRGFFRGIGPGLGQIIPFMGIFFVTYESLRTSLEGLHMPWGSGDATAGMCASIFSKTAVFPLDLVRKRIQVQGPARQQYIYQNIPEYSTARGALLTILRTEGLRGLYKGLTISLLKSAPASAVTLWTYEQSLNLMLDWDSGSKETTPNEL; this comes from the exons ATGAG ATTCGTCGTTGCCCCCCTCGATGTCGTCAAGATCCGTCTCCAACTCCAGCCTCATTCTCTGTCCGATCCTGTAGCAGCTCTGCGCAACGCACCAGCTTATCGCGGAGCATTCGCAACCCTGAAACACATCCTCAAGCATGAAGGTTTGACAGGCCTGTGGAAGGGCAATGTTCCTGCAGAGCTTATGTATGTATGCTATGGTGCCGTACAATTCACAACATACCGCTCGGCGACCCTTTTCCTTCGAACGGCATTTCCCTTAAGGTTGCCCGATGCTGCCGAAAGTTTTATTGCTGGTGCTGCCTCTGGTGCTGCTGCCACCACCGTCACATATCCTCTCGATTTGTTAAGAACACGATTCGCAGCTCAGGGTCGACACCGTGTTTACCAATCACTGCGCAGTGCCGTCTGGGATATCAAACGCGATGAGGGTTGGCGAGGCTTTTTTAGAGGTATTGGGCCTGGACTCGGCCAAATCATACCCTTCATGGGCATCTTTTTCGTCACTTATGAATCCCTTAGAACGTCTCTAGAGGGATTACACATGCCATGGGGCAGCGGAGACGCTACTGCTGGCATGTGTGCCAGCATTTTTTCCAAAACAGCCGTATTCCCTCTAGATCTTGTACGAAAGCGTATTCAGGTGCAGGGACCAGCGCGACAGCAATACATCTACCAAAACATTCCTGAGTACTCCACGGCACGGGGTGCGCTTTTAACGATACTACGCACAGAAGGCCTCCGCGGTTTGTACAAGGGCTTGACTATCAGTCTCCTCAAATCAGCCCCTGCGAGCGCTGTCACTCTCTGGACATATGAACAGAGCTTGAATTTGATGCTTGATTGGGATTCGGGCAGTAAGGAGACCACCCCCAATGAATTATAG